One Benincasa hispida cultivar B227 chromosome 5, ASM972705v1, whole genome shotgun sequence genomic window carries:
- the LOC120077103 gene encoding uncharacterized CRM domain-containing protein At3g25440, chloroplastic isoform X3, which produces MCESFGGFKKWQSVRYFSNAAVELKTDSDTVRFSFGGSSNNNGSPRKQKVAKTKLSKKAKVNELRLYRLKAKKKKTSPNPEVRIRYSLEKAKRKEAWLIEKLRKFEVPKSVVEKYDPEVLTEEEKHYLKRIGEKKKNFVLLGRRGVFGGVVLNMHLHWKKHETVKVICKPCKPGQVHEFAEELARLSKGIVIDIKPNNSIIFYRGKNYVQPEVMSPPDTLSKDKALEKSKYEQSLEHTSQFIEKLEKELEDFQKHLAQFKRKKEEAAADPWLTHDRKSSSRDH; this is translated from the exons ATGTGCGAGAGCTTTGGTGGGTTTAAAAAATGGCAATCTGTTAGGTATTTTAGCAATGCAGCTGTGGAGCTGAAGACAGACAGCGATACTGTCAGGTTTTCTTTTGGTGGGTCTTCTAATAATAACGGTTCACCACGGAAACAAAAGGTGGCAAAAACCAAATTGTCTAAGAAGGCCAAAGTGAATGAACTCAGACTTTATCGTCTTAAGGCGAAAAAAAAGAAGACATCTCCCAATCCAGAAGTTAGGATCAGATATTCCCTTGAAAAG GCCAAAAGGAAAGAAGCATGGCTAATTGAGAAGTTGAGGAAATTCGAGGTTCCAAAATCTGTTGTAGAAAAGTATGATCCTGAAGTTCTTACTGAGGAAGAGAAGCACTACTTGAAGCGTAtaggagagaaaaagaagaacttTGTTCTGTTGGGGAGGCGAGGAGTCTTTGGTGGAGTTGTTCTCAATATGCATCTGCATTGGAAGAAGCATGAAACTGTTAAAGTTATTTGCAAGCCTTGCAAGCCTGGGCAGGTTCATGAATTTGCAGAAGAACTTGCTAGATTGAGCAAAGGCATTGTGATTGATATTAAACCCAACAACAGCATAATTTTTTATCGGGGAAAGAACTATGTGCAGCCCGAAGTAATGTCACCTCCAGATACGCTATCAAAAGACAAG GCCTTGGAAAAAAGTAAGTATGAACAATCACTTGAACATACAAGTCAGTTCATTGAAAAGTTGGAGAAAGAACTTGAAGATTTTCAGAAGCATCTTGCTCAGTTCAAGAGGAAAAAGGAAGAGGCTGCTGCAGATCCATGGTTAACTCATGACcg GAAATCAAGCTCGAGAGATCACTAG
- the LOC120077103 gene encoding uncharacterized CRM domain-containing protein At3g25440, chloroplastic isoform X2, which yields MPLGRALSIAISRDSLFGLISLIRNVPHLSLLNIPTSFGQSSYGSCEHQISSCTAKSLQESASIPYPPGFYFARRYSMCESFGGFKKWQSVRYFSNAAVELKTDSDTVRFSFGGSSNNNGSPRKQKVAKTKLSKKAKVNELRLYRLKAKKKKTSPNPEVRIRYSLEKAKRKEAWLIEKLRKFEVPKSVVEKYDPEVLTEEEKHYLKRIGEKKKNFVLLGRRGVFGGVVLNMHLHWKKHETVKVICKPCKPGQVHEFAEELARLSKGIVIDIKPNNSIIFYRGKNYVQPEVMSPPDTLSKDKEEKKCTGLLCICFVNKRGPHLSAGGE from the exons ATGCCTCTGGGTCGCGCTCTATCCATCGCCATTTCCAG GGATTCATTGTTTGGATTAATTTCTTTGATCAGAAATGTACCACATCTATCTTTATTGAACATACCCACATCATTTGGGCAGTCCTCATATGGAAGTTGTGAGCATCAAATAAGTAGTTGTACAGCGAAGTCTCTCCAGGAATCAGCATCTATACCCTATCCGCCTGGCTTCTATTTTGCTAGGAGATATAGTATGTGCGAGAGCTTTGGTGGGTTTAAAAAATGGCAATCTGTTAGGTATTTTAGCAATGCAGCTGTGGAGCTGAAGACAGACAGCGATACTGTCAGGTTTTCTTTTGGTGGGTCTTCTAATAATAACGGTTCACCACGGAAACAAAAGGTGGCAAAAACCAAATTGTCTAAGAAGGCCAAAGTGAATGAACTCAGACTTTATCGTCTTAAGGCGAAAAAAAAGAAGACATCTCCCAATCCAGAAGTTAGGATCAGATATTCCCTTGAAAAG GCCAAAAGGAAAGAAGCATGGCTAATTGAGAAGTTGAGGAAATTCGAGGTTCCAAAATCTGTTGTAGAAAAGTATGATCCTGAAGTTCTTACTGAGGAAGAGAAGCACTACTTGAAGCGTAtaggagagaaaaagaagaacttTGTTCTGTTGGGGAGGCGAGGAGTCTTTGGTGGAGTTGTTCTCAATATGCATCTGCATTGGAAGAAGCATGAAACTGTTAAAGTTATTTGCAAGCCTTGCAAGCCTGGGCAGGTTCATGAATTTGCAGAAGAACTTGCTAGATTGAGCAAAGGCATTGTGATTGATATTAAACCCAACAACAGCATAATTTTTTATCGGGGAAAGAACTATGTGCAGCCCGAAGTAATGTCACCTCCAGATACGCTATCAAAAGACAAG GAGGAAAAAAAATGCACGGGGCTGCTATGCATCTGTTTTGTAAATAAGAGAGGGCCGCACTTGAGTGCAGGAGGGGAGTGA
- the LOC120077103 gene encoding uncharacterized CRM domain-containing protein At3g25440, chloroplastic isoform X1 translates to MPLGRALSIAISRDSLFGLISLIRNVPHLSLLNIPTSFGQSSYGSCEHQISSCTAKSLQESASIPYPPGFYFARRYSMCESFGGFKKWQSVRYFSNAAVELKTDSDTVRFSFGGSSNNNGSPRKQKVAKTKLSKKAKVNELRLYRLKAKKKKTSPNPEVRIRYSLEKAKRKEAWLIEKLRKFEVPKSVVEKYDPEVLTEEEKHYLKRIGEKKKNFVLLGRRGVFGGVVLNMHLHWKKHETVKVICKPCKPGQVHEFAEELARLSKGIVIDIKPNNSIIFYRGKNYVQPEVMSPPDTLSKDKALEKSKYEQSLEHTSQFIEKLEKELEDFQKHLAQFKRKKEEAAADPWLTHDRKSSSRDH, encoded by the exons ATGCCTCTGGGTCGCGCTCTATCCATCGCCATTTCCAG GGATTCATTGTTTGGATTAATTTCTTTGATCAGAAATGTACCACATCTATCTTTATTGAACATACCCACATCATTTGGGCAGTCCTCATATGGAAGTTGTGAGCATCAAATAAGTAGTTGTACAGCGAAGTCTCTCCAGGAATCAGCATCTATACCCTATCCGCCTGGCTTCTATTTTGCTAGGAGATATAGTATGTGCGAGAGCTTTGGTGGGTTTAAAAAATGGCAATCTGTTAGGTATTTTAGCAATGCAGCTGTGGAGCTGAAGACAGACAGCGATACTGTCAGGTTTTCTTTTGGTGGGTCTTCTAATAATAACGGTTCACCACGGAAACAAAAGGTGGCAAAAACCAAATTGTCTAAGAAGGCCAAAGTGAATGAACTCAGACTTTATCGTCTTAAGGCGAAAAAAAAGAAGACATCTCCCAATCCAGAAGTTAGGATCAGATATTCCCTTGAAAAG GCCAAAAGGAAAGAAGCATGGCTAATTGAGAAGTTGAGGAAATTCGAGGTTCCAAAATCTGTTGTAGAAAAGTATGATCCTGAAGTTCTTACTGAGGAAGAGAAGCACTACTTGAAGCGTAtaggagagaaaaagaagaacttTGTTCTGTTGGGGAGGCGAGGAGTCTTTGGTGGAGTTGTTCTCAATATGCATCTGCATTGGAAGAAGCATGAAACTGTTAAAGTTATTTGCAAGCCTTGCAAGCCTGGGCAGGTTCATGAATTTGCAGAAGAACTTGCTAGATTGAGCAAAGGCATTGTGATTGATATTAAACCCAACAACAGCATAATTTTTTATCGGGGAAAGAACTATGTGCAGCCCGAAGTAATGTCACCTCCAGATACGCTATCAAAAGACAAG GCCTTGGAAAAAAGTAAGTATGAACAATCACTTGAACATACAAGTCAGTTCATTGAAAAGTTGGAGAAAGAACTTGAAGATTTTCAGAAGCATCTTGCTCAGTTCAAGAGGAAAAAGGAAGAGGCTGCTGCAGATCCATGGTTAACTCATGACcg GAAATCAAGCTCGAGAGATCACTAG